In one window of Haloprofundus halophilus DNA:
- a CDS encoding ABC transporter ATP-binding protein, translating into MAEPLLTVENLQTQFFTEEGVVRAVDGISFTVEEGELVGLVGESGAGKSVATSSIMRLVEEPGEVVGGTVKYRDKVILDFEEGPDGERRPSDEMLSNKQMRDEIRGSEIAIIFQDPMEALNPVFTIGSQLKEFIEINRDVSGTEAKEIAVDMLREVGIPEPEERYDSYPHQFSGGMRQRVLIAMALSCEPSLIIADEPTTALDVTVEGQILDLVDELQDKYGTSFLWVTHDMGVVAEICDRVNVMYLGEIIEQAEVDDLFYETKHPYTEALLDSMPRPDETVEELDPIKGVMPEAINPPPGCRFHTRCPDAREVCRRTRPVYQDVGGPEGYTHRVSCVKYEDVGYEDSEPLETEATAAFGGELVETRGESNE; encoded by the coding sequence ATGGCAGAACCACTACTCACCGTCGAAAACTTGCAGACACAGTTCTTCACCGAGGAAGGTGTCGTCCGCGCGGTGGACGGCATCAGCTTCACGGTGGAAGAAGGAGAGCTCGTCGGCCTCGTCGGCGAGTCCGGCGCGGGTAAATCCGTCGCCACGAGCTCCATCATGCGACTCGTCGAGGAACCCGGCGAGGTCGTCGGCGGTACCGTCAAGTACCGCGACAAGGTCATCCTCGACTTCGAGGAAGGTCCGGACGGCGAGCGCCGCCCGTCCGACGAGATGCTGTCGAACAAGCAGATGCGCGACGAGATTCGCGGTAGCGAGATCGCCATCATCTTCCAGGACCCGATGGAGGCGCTCAACCCCGTCTTCACCATCGGCAGCCAACTGAAGGAGTTCATCGAGATCAACCGAGACGTCTCCGGAACGGAGGCCAAAGAGATAGCCGTCGACATGCTCCGCGAGGTCGGCATCCCCGAACCCGAAGAGCGCTACGACAGCTATCCGCACCAGTTCTCCGGCGGGATGCGCCAGCGCGTCCTCATCGCCATGGCGCTGTCGTGCGAACCGAGCCTCATCATCGCCGACGAGCCGACGACGGCGCTCGACGTCACCGTCGAGGGCCAGATTCTCGACCTCGTCGACGAACTGCAGGACAAATACGGCACGAGTTTCCTCTGGGTCACCCACGACATGGGCGTCGTCGCCGAGATCTGCGACCGCGTCAACGTGATGTATCTCGGCGAGATCATCGAGCAGGCGGAGGTCGACGACCTGTTCTACGAGACGAAACACCCCTACACGGAGGCGCTGCTCGACTCGATGCCACGTCCCGACGAGACGGTCGAAGAGCTCGACCCGATAAAGGGCGTGATGCCGGAGGCGATCAACCCGCCGCCGGGCTGTCGGTTCCACACCCGCTGTCCGGACGCCCGCGAGGTGTGTCGCCGGACGCGACCCGTCTACCAGGACGTCGGCGGGCCGGAGGGGTACACCCACCGCGTCTCCTGTGTGAAGTACGAGGACGTCGGCTACGAGGACTCCGAACCGCTGGAGACGGAGGCGACCGCCGCGTTCGGCGGCGAGCTCGTCGAGACCCGAGGTGAGAGCAATGAGTAG
- a CDS encoding FlaD/FlaE family flagellar protein yields MPRDRSAGSEQTKPYLGTVPRDAAENVTAMEWARYLGREFGPTGAINALAYYRDVDWISERARRMMIRHVRGLSLEELDRVSDDPVEIDSALGSLEESPFERHAKSLEYIAKMAGTDVETDLVSLRHPDEHTVQ; encoded by the coding sequence ATGCCAAGAGACCGTTCGGCCGGCAGCGAGCAGACGAAACCGTATCTCGGCACCGTTCCCCGCGACGCCGCCGAGAACGTCACCGCGATGGAGTGGGCACGGTATCTCGGCCGCGAGTTCGGGCCGACGGGCGCGATAAACGCCTTGGCGTACTACCGGGACGTCGACTGGATAAGCGAGCGAGCGCGCCGGATGATGATTCGGCACGTCCGCGGCCTCTCGCTCGAGGAACTCGACAGAGTCAGCGACGACCCCGTCGAGATCGACAGCGCACTCGGGTCGCTCGAAGAGTCGCCGTTCGAGCGACACGCGAAATCCCTGGAGTACATCGCAAAGATGGCCGGAACGGACGTCGAGACGGATCTCGTCTCGCTTCGCCACCCCGACGAACACACGGTTCAGTAA
- a CDS encoding ABC transporter ATP-binding protein, whose translation MSSTTTKSEEREKQETILRIEGLTKHYSQGSGLFSSIWPKPKVKAVDDVSFEIERGETLGLVGESGCGKSTLARTVLNLVEPTDGAVYFNGRNIADLSGEQLRQQREDMQMIFQDPQSSLDPRMKIGTIVEEPMRAHDLYEGEREERARELLEKVGLDPQHYNRYPHQFSGGQRQRVNLARALAVNPDFIVCDEPVSALDVSIQAQVLNTMQELQDEFGLTYLFIAHDLSVIRHISDRVAVMYLGQMVELAETEELYENPQHPYTQALLGSIPVPDPRAEGRRGLLEGDVPSPIEPPSGCRFRTRCPKLIAPEQYEMTESEWAGARRFMRAVSRRTFEVENEAQLRDEFFEQGVPSGEAGDIVETAIDLLLSDEWEQADELLEESFADPSICAQEKPDYAVETEYGTGVHHAACHLHREGIDNTANAD comes from the coding sequence ATGAGTAGCACGACGACGAAGTCCGAAGAGCGGGAGAAACAGGAGACGATACTCCGCATCGAGGGACTGACGAAACACTACTCGCAGGGGTCGGGACTGTTCAGCAGTATCTGGCCGAAACCGAAGGTGAAAGCCGTCGACGACGTCTCCTTCGAGATCGAACGCGGCGAGACGCTCGGTCTCGTCGGCGAGTCCGGCTGCGGGAAGTCGACGCTCGCGCGGACGGTGCTCAACCTCGTCGAGCCGACCGACGGAGCCGTCTACTTCAACGGGCGCAACATCGCCGACCTCTCGGGCGAACAGCTGCGCCAGCAGCGCGAGGACATGCAGATGATCTTCCAGGACCCCCAGTCCAGCCTCGACCCCCGGATGAAGATCGGGACCATCGTCGAGGAACCGATGCGCGCCCACGACCTCTACGAAGGAGAGCGCGAGGAGCGCGCACGCGAACTCTTGGAGAAGGTGGGCTTGGACCCGCAGCACTACAACCGCTACCCGCACCAGTTCTCCGGCGGACAGCGCCAACGGGTGAACCTCGCGCGGGCGCTGGCGGTCAACCCCGACTTCATCGTCTGCGACGAACCGGTGTCGGCGCTCGACGTGTCGATTCAGGCGCAGGTGCTGAACACGATGCAGGAACTGCAGGACGAGTTCGGCCTCACGTACCTGTTCATCGCGCACGACCTCTCGGTCATCCGGCACATCTCCGACCGGGTCGCCGTGATGTACCTCGGTCAGATGGTCGAACTCGCCGAGACCGAGGAACTGTACGAGAACCCCCAACACCCGTACACCCAGGCGCTGCTCGGGTCGATTCCGGTTCCGGACCCCCGAGCGGAGGGCCGCCGCGGCCTCCTCGAAGGCGACGTTCCGTCGCCCATCGAGCCGCCGTCGGGCTGTCGGTTCCGTACGCGCTGTCCGAAGCTCATCGCGCCCGAACAGTACGAGATGACCGAGTCCGAGTGGGCGGGCGCTCGCCGCTTCATGCGGGCGGTCTCCCGACGGACGTTCGAGGTGGAGAACGAGGCTCAGTTGCGAGACGAGTTCTTCGAACAGGGCGTTCCCAGCGGCGAGGCCGGCGACATCGTCGAGACGGCCATCGACTTGTTGCTCAGCGACGAGTGGGAGCAAGCCGACGAGCTTCTCGAAGAGTCCTTCGCCGACCCGAGCATCTGTGCGCAGGAGAAACCCGACTACGCCGTCGAGACGGAGTACGGCACGGGCGTCCACCACGCGGCGTGTCACCTCCACCGCGAGGGAATCGACAACACCGCCAACGCCGACTGA
- a CDS encoding ABC transporter permease produces MSRLRYAIGRLLQAIPVLLGVVTITFLLTDAIPGDPVSIMLGPSPSAQQAEAIRAKFGLDQPLYVRYFNYLFDVIRLDLGESLYYGVPVTQKIMERLPVTMLLMVSSFSFALATAVPLGIISAKRRNKPADHISRVVALLGVSTPSFWIGLMLIIIFSYNFNVLPATSLVMPWADPTTVGGASNQIDVVITAIQHLILPTITLGTLQMAAFTRIERSSMLEVLGEEYVKLARAYGVSEGKILRKHAFRNAQLPLITIVGLQLTTALGGAVLTETVFSINGMGRLVITAIQNQDFLLVMGTTLMFGVVFVVGVIITDLSYAYVDPRVSFEGGD; encoded by the coding sequence ATGAGTAGACTCCGATATGCGATCGGTCGACTCCTGCAGGCGATACCCGTACTGCTCGGAGTCGTGACCATCACGTTCCTTCTGACCGATGCGATTCCGGGCGACCCGGTGAGCATCATGCTCGGCCCCTCGCCGAGTGCACAGCAGGCCGAAGCCATCCGTGCGAAGTTCGGCCTCGACCAACCACTGTACGTTCGCTACTTCAACTACCTCTTCGACGTTATCCGCCTCGACCTCGGCGAGAGCCTCTACTACGGGGTGCCGGTGACGCAGAAGATCATGGAGCGGCTTCCCGTGACGATGCTGCTGATGGTGTCGAGCTTCTCGTTCGCGCTCGCTACCGCGGTGCCGCTGGGCATCATCTCGGCGAAACGTCGCAACAAGCCCGCCGACCACATCTCGCGCGTCGTCGCCCTCCTGGGCGTCAGCACGCCGTCGTTCTGGATCGGCCTGATGCTCATCATCATCTTCTCGTACAACTTCAACGTGCTTCCGGCGACGAGTCTCGTGATGCCGTGGGCCGACCCCACGACGGTCGGCGGCGCGTCGAACCAGATAGACGTCGTCATCACCGCCATCCAACATCTGATACTGCCGACCATCACGCTCGGCACGCTCCAGATGGCGGCGTTCACCCGCATCGAGCGCTCGTCGATGCTCGAAGTGCTGGGTGAGGAGTACGTCAAACTCGCCCGCGCGTACGGCGTCAGCGAGGGGAAGATCCTCCGCAAGCACGCCTTCCGCAACGCACAGCTCCCGCTCATCACCATCGTCGGCCTCCAGTTGACGACGGCGCTGGGCGGTGCCGTCCTGACCGAGACCGTCTTCTCCATCAACGGAATGGGGCGGCTCGTCATTACGGCGATTCAGAACCAGGACTTCCTCTTGGTGATGGGGACGACGCTGATGTTCGGTGTCGTCTTCGTCGTCGGTGTCATCATCACCGACCTGTCGTACGCGTACGTCGACCCGAGAGTCTCCTTCGAGGGAGGTGACTGA
- a CDS encoding ABC transporter permease translates to MAPDTSTPQNTDGPNGGAAGEPQDDEFEARVGIWYTVSQIKRDPTALAGLGIVAVMTAIALFAYVDGVFLDFWFAETFWYHPNRDPSQAEILLPPYGLTNEIYPMTPGTLEHPLGTDHRGRDIAVRLFYGTRIAITVGIVSTGIALVLGTLVGAVAGYYGGWIDDALMRAAETLFAIPFLVLVIAFMAAFGRNLTFAMVGVGIATIPTFARLIRSRVLSVREEDYIEAARAAGVRDRNIILRHIVPNSFAPVLVQATLQVGINILIIAGLSFLGYGAQPPTASWGQMLSASRQYLLPDPWFSIWPGIAILITVVGFNLVGDGLRDALDPRINN, encoded by the coding sequence ATGGCACCCGACACATCTACCCCCCAGAACACCGACGGACCGAACGGCGGCGCGGCCGGCGAACCGCAGGACGACGAGTTCGAGGCCCGCGTCGGCATCTGGTACACCGTCTCGCAGATCAAACGCGACCCGACGGCGTTAGCCGGCTTGGGAATCGTCGCGGTCATGACCGCCATCGCGCTGTTCGCGTACGTCGACGGCGTCTTCCTCGACTTCTGGTTCGCGGAGACGTTCTGGTATCACCCTAACCGCGACCCCTCGCAGGCGGAGATTCTCCTCCCGCCGTACGGGCTGACCAACGAAATCTACCCGATGACGCCCGGGACGCTCGAACACCCGCTCGGCACCGACCACCGCGGCCGTGACATCGCCGTCCGGCTGTTCTACGGCACTCGAATCGCCATCACGGTCGGGATCGTCTCCACCGGCATCGCGCTGGTGCTGGGGACGCTCGTCGGCGCGGTCGCCGGCTACTACGGCGGCTGGATCGACGACGCGCTGATGCGCGCCGCCGAGACGCTGTTCGCCATCCCGTTCCTCGTGCTCGTCATCGCGTTCATGGCCGCCTTCGGGCGCAACCTCACGTTCGCGATGGTCGGCGTCGGCATCGCGACGATTCCGACGTTCGCGCGACTCATCCGCTCGCGGGTGCTGAGCGTCCGCGAGGAAGATTACATCGAGGCGGCGAGAGCCGCCGGGGTACGCGACAGAAACATCATCCTCAGACACATCGTTCCGAACAGTTTCGCGCCGGTGCTCGTGCAGGCGACGCTGCAGGTCGGCATCAACATCCTCATCATCGCCGGCCTCTCGTTCCTCGGCTACGGCGCACAGCCCCCGACGGCCTCGTGGGGACAGATGCTCTCGGCCTCTCGGCAGTATCTGCTGCCGGACCCGTGGTTCAGCATCTGGCCCGGCATCGCCATCCTCATCACGGTGGTCGGTTTCAACCTCGTCGGTGACGGTCTGAGAGACGCACTCGACCCACGGATCAACAACTGA